In a single window of the Streptomyces sp. NBC_00285 genome:
- a CDS encoding helix-turn-helix domain-containing protein gives MVDGEAGRLKGEADEPGWEVDPDDEWGLAVIGTVGRQLRLRREAAGLRAGEFGERLGYGEDMVYKIEGGKRIPRPEYLDDADQVLEAGGLISAMKEDVEKVRYPKKVRALGELEAKAVELQLYDPLNIHGLLQTPEYARGLLLMRRPAYSSDEVERFIAARVARRAVFERDPAPEISFVLEEWSLRRPLGGRAALRGQLEHLLEVARLRNVELQVMPMDREEHAGLAGGIEVLKFEDGSAVGRSPVVAHGRPVHEPKHLRILELRYGIIRAQALTPRESLAFVERLLGET, from the coding sequence ATGGTCGACGGTGAGGCGGGGCGGCTCAAGGGTGAGGCGGACGAGCCGGGTTGGGAGGTTGATCCGGATGACGAGTGGGGGCTCGCGGTCATCGGGACCGTGGGGCGGCAGTTGAGGCTTCGGCGGGAGGCGGCGGGGCTGCGGGCCGGGGAGTTCGGGGAGCGGCTCGGGTACGGCGAGGACATGGTCTACAAGATCGAGGGCGGGAAGCGGATCCCCCGGCCCGAGTATCTGGACGACGCCGACCAGGTGTTGGAGGCGGGCGGGCTCATCTCCGCGATGAAGGAGGACGTGGAGAAGGTCCGGTACCCGAAGAAGGTGCGGGCCCTGGGGGAGCTGGAGGCGAAGGCGGTCGAGCTTCAGCTCTACGACCCCCTCAACATCCACGGGCTGCTCCAGACGCCGGAGTACGCGCGCGGGCTGCTGTTGATGCGGCGCCCCGCGTACAGCTCGGACGAGGTGGAGCGGTTCATCGCCGCGCGGGTGGCCCGCAGAGCGGTCTTCGAGCGGGACCCGGCGCCCGAGATCAGCTTCGTGCTGGAGGAGTGGTCGTTGCGGCGTCCGCTCGGTGGGCGCGCGGCGCTGCGGGGCCAGCTCGAACACCTGCTGGAGGTGGCGCGGCTGCGGAACGTCGAGCTTCAGGTGATGCCGATGGATCGGGAGGAGCACGCGGGACTGGCGGGCGGCATTGAGGTGCTGAAGTTCGAGGACGGTTCTGCCGTGGGGCGTTCGCCTGTGGTGGCGCACGGGCGGCCGGTCCACGAGCCCAAGCACCTCCGTATCCTTGAGCTGCGGTACGGAATCATCCGGGCTCAGGCGCTCACTCCTCGTGAGTCGCTGGCCTTCGTCGAGCGCCTGCTGGGGGAGACATGA
- a CDS encoding DUF397 domain-containing protein, with amino-acid sequence MIHETDSALEWFKSSYSSSSEGDSCVEVATTPGTVHVRDSKFRDAGPRFALTAGAWARFLPFASES; translated from the coding sequence ATGATCCACGAGACCGACTCCGCGTTGGAGTGGTTCAAGAGCAGCTACAGCAGCAGCAGTGAGGGCGACTCCTGCGTCGAGGTCGCCACCACTCCCGGCACGGTCCACGTCCGCGACTCCAAGTTCCGCGACGCCGGTCCCCGGTTCGCGCTGACTGCGGGGGCCTGGGCCCGTTTCCTGCCGTTCGCGTCGGAGAGCTGA
- the rpsJ gene encoding 30S ribosomal protein S10, which produces MAGQKIRIRLKAYDHEVIDSSAKKIVETVTRTGASVAGPVPLPTEKNVYCVIKSPHKYKDSREHFEMRTHKRLIDILDPTPKTVDSLMRLDLPAGVDIEIKL; this is translated from the coding sequence ATGGCGGGACAGAAGATCCGCATCCGGCTCAAGGCCTACGACCACGAGGTCATCGACTCTTCGGCGAAGAAGATCGTCGAGACGGTGACTCGCACTGGTGCGTCGGTCGCGGGCCCGGTGCCGCTGCCCACTGAGAAGAACGTGTACTGCGTCATCAAGTCGCCGCACAAGTACAAGGACTCGCGCGAGCACTTCGAGATGCGCACGCACAAGCGCCTGATCGACATCCTCGACCCGACGCCCAAGACCGTTGACTCTTTGATGCGACTCGACCTCCCGGCCGGTGTCGACATCGAGATCAAGCTCTGA
- the rplC gene encoding 50S ribosomal protein L3: protein MAKQIKGILGEKLGMTQVWDENNRVVPVTVVKASPNVVTQVRTNDVDGYESVQIAFGEIDPRKVNKPLKGHFAKADVTPRRHLVEIRTADASEYTLGQEISAEVFEAGVKVDVTGKSKGKGFAGVMKRHNFKGLGAGHGTQRKHRSPGSIGGCATPGRVFKGLRMAGRMGNERVTTQNLTVHAVDAEKGLLLIKGAVPGPNGGLVLVRTAAKGA, encoded by the coding sequence ATGGCTAAGCAGATCAAGGGCATCCTGGGCGAGAAGCTCGGCATGACGCAGGTGTGGGACGAGAACAACCGTGTTGTTCCGGTCACCGTCGTCAAGGCCAGCCCCAACGTCGTGACCCAGGTGCGTACGAACGATGTCGACGGCTACGAGTCGGTCCAGATCGCCTTCGGCGAGATCGACCCTCGCAAGGTGAACAAGCCCCTCAAGGGTCACTTCGCCAAGGCCGACGTCACGCCCCGCCGCCACCTCGTCGAGATCCGCACCGCGGACGCCTCCGAGTACACGCTGGGCCAGGAGATCTCCGCGGAGGTCTTCGAGGCCGGCGTCAAGGTGGACGTGACCGGCAAGAGCAAGGGCAAGGGCTTCGCCGGTGTCATGAAGCGTCACAACTTCAAGGGACTCGGCGCCGGTCACGGCACCCAGCGCAAGCACCGCTCTCCCGGCTCCATCGGTGGCTGTGCCACCCCGGGCCGTGTGTTCAAGGGCCTCCGCATGGCGGGTCGCATGGGCAACGAGCGGGTCACCACCCAGAACCTGACCGTTCACGCCGTTGACGCGGAGAAGGGCCTGCTCCTCATCAAGGGCGCGGTTCCTGGTCCGAACGGCGGCCTCGTCCTGGTCCGCACTGCGGCCAAGGGGGCCTGA
- the rplD gene encoding 50S ribosomal protein L4, with translation MSTIDILSPSGDTAGTVELPAEIFDVEKISIPLLHQVVVAQLAAARQGTHKVKRRGEVRGGGKKPYRQKGTGRARQGSTRAPQFAGGGVVHGPTPRDYSQRTPKKMKAAALRHALTDRARNNRIHVVSGVLEGESPSTKAAKTLFGKISERKNLLLVIDRADEAAWLSARNLPQVHILEPGQLNTYDVLVSDDVVFTQAAFESFVSGPKAADTEGSEA, from the coding sequence ATGAGCACCATTGACATTCTGTCGCCCTCCGGCGACACCGCCGGGACCGTTGAGCTCCCGGCCGAGATCTTCGATGTAGAGAAGATCAGCATCCCGCTGCTTCACCAGGTTGTCGTCGCACAGCTGGCCGCTGCCCGTCAGGGCACGCACAAGGTCAAGCGTCGTGGCGAGGTCCGCGGTGGCGGCAAGAAGCCCTACCGCCAGAAGGGCACCGGCCGCGCCCGTCAGGGTTCGACCCGTGCGCCGCAGTTCGCCGGCGGTGGTGTCGTTCACGGCCCCACCCCGCGTGACTACTCGCAGCGGACCCCGAAGAAGATGAAGGCCGCGGCCCTGCGCCACGCCCTCACCGACCGGGCCCGCAACAACCGCATCCACGTCGTCTCCGGCGTCCTCGAGGGCGAGTCGCCTTCGACGAAGGCCGCCAAGACGCTCTTCGGCAAGATCAGCGAGCGCAAGAACCTGCTGCTCGTCATCGACCGTGCCGACGAGGCCGCGTGGCTGTCCGCTCGTAACCTGCCCCAGGTCCACATCCTGGAGCCGGGCCAGCTGAACACGTACGACGTTCTCGTCTCGGACGACGTGGTCTTCACCCAGGCCGCTTTCGAGTCCTTCGTGTCTGGCCCCAAGGCCGCTGACACCGAAGGGAGCGAAGCCTGA
- the rplW gene encoding 50S ribosomal protein L23, translating into MATRHPSIASKAAKAKKVARVAKAKRHATEGKNTVVTPASKSFTDHRDVLLKPVVSEKSYALLDEGKYTFVVAPGANKTQIKQAVQAVFSVKVTGVNTINRQGKRKRTKTGFGKRADSKRAIVTLAEGDRIDIFGGPTA; encoded by the coding sequence ATGGCTACGCGTCACCCGAGCATCGCCTCGAAGGCCGCCAAGGCCAAGAAGGTAGCGCGCGTCGCCAAGGCGAAGCGTCACGCCACCGAGGGCAAGAACACCGTCGTCACGCCCGCCAGCAAGTCGTTCACGGACCACCGTGACGTCCTGCTGAAGCCGGTCGTGTCCGAGAAGAGCTACGCGCTTCTCGACGAGGGCAAGTACACGTTCGTCGTGGCCCCCGGCGCCAACAAGACCCAGATCAAGCAGGCCGTCCAGGCGGTCTTCTCGGTCAAGGTCACCGGCGTCAACACGATCAACCGCCAGGGCAAGCGCAAGCGGACGAAGACGGGCTTCGGCAAGCGTGCCGACAGCAAGCGCGCGATCGTGACCCTTGCCGAGGGCGACCGTATCGACATCTTCGGCGGTCCGACCGCGTAA
- the rplB gene encoding 50S ribosomal protein L2, whose product MGIRKYKPTTPGRRGSSVADFVEVTRSTPEKSLVRPLHSKGGRNNAGRVTVRHQGGGHKRAYRVIDFRRHDKDGVPAKVAHIEYDPNRTARIALLHYVDGEKRYILAPRNLQQGDRVENGPGADIKPGNNLAIRNIPVGTTIHAIEIRPGGGAKFARSAGASVQLLAKEGTMAHLRMPSGEIRLVDQRCRATVGEVGNAEQSNINWGKAGRKRWLGVRPTVRGVAMNPVDHPHGGGEGKTSGGRHPVSPWGQKEGRTRSPKKASNKYIVRRRKTNKKR is encoded by the coding sequence ATGGGAATCCGCAAGTACAAGCCGACTACGCCGGGCCGTCGCGGCTCGAGCGTCGCCGACTTCGTCGAGGTCACGCGGTCCACGCCGGAGAAGTCGCTGGTCCGCCCGCTGCACAGCAAGGGCGGCCGTAACAACGCCGGTCGTGTGACCGTTCGCCACCAGGGTGGCGGACACAAGCGCGCCTACCGAGTGATCGACTTCCGTCGTCACGACAAGGACGGCGTGCCGGCGAAGGTCGCGCACATCGAGTACGACCCCAACCGCACCGCGCGCATCGCGCTGCTGCACTACGTGGACGGCGAGAAGCGCTACATCCTCGCCCCGCGCAACCTGCAGCAGGGTGACCGCGTCGAGAACGGTCCCGGGGCCGACATCAAGCCGGGCAACAACCTGGCGATCCGCAACATCCCGGTCGGTACCACGATCCACGCGATCGAGATCCGTCCCGGTGGCGGCGCCAAGTTCGCCCGCTCCGCCGGTGCCTCGGTGCAGCTGCTCGCGAAGGAGGGCACCATGGCCCACCTTCGTATGCCGTCCGGTGAGATCCGTCTGGTCGACCAGCGCTGCCGCGCCACGGTCGGCGAGGTCGGCAACGCCGAGCAGAGCAACATCAACTGGGGCAAGGCCGGTCGTAAGCGCTGGCTGGGCGTCCGCCCGACCGTTCGCGGTGTGGCGATGAACCCGGTTGACCACCCGCACGGTGGTGGTGAGGGCAAGACCTCCGGTGGTCGCCACCCGGTCTCGCCGTGGGGTCAGAAGGAGGGTCGTACTCGTTCGCCGAAGAAGGCTTCGAACAAGTACATCGTCCGCCGCCGCAAGACGAACAAGAAGCGCTAG
- the rpsS gene encoding 30S ribosomal protein S19 → MPRSLKKGPFVDDHLIKKVDVQNEAGTKNVIKTWSRRSMIVPAMLGHTLAVHNGKIHIPVFVTESMVGHKLGEFSPTRTFRGHVKDDRKSKRR, encoded by the coding sequence ATGCCGCGGAGTCTCAAGAAGGGGCCCTTCGTCGACGACCACCTGATCAAGAAGGTGGACGTCCAGAACGAAGCAGGCACCAAGAACGTCATCAAGACCTGGTCCCGTCGCTCCATGATCGTGCCGGCCATGCTCGGCCACACGCTCGCGGTGCACAACGGCAAGATCCACATCCCGGTGTTCGTCACCGAGTCGATGGTCGGCCACAAGCTCGGCGAGTTCTCGCCGACGCGCACCTTCCGGGGTCACGTCAAGGACGACCGGAAGTCGAAGCGCCGCTAA
- the rplV gene encoding 50S ribosomal protein L22, with the protein MEARAQARYIRVTPMKARRVVDLIRGMDATEAQAVLRFAPQAASVPVGKVLDSAIANAAHNYDHTDADSLVISEAYVDEGPTLKRFRPRAQGRAYRIRKRTSHITVVVSSKEGTR; encoded by the coding sequence ATGGAAGCCAGGGCCCAGGCGCGGTACATCCGCGTTACGCCCATGAAGGCCCGCCGCGTGGTGGACCTTATCCGTGGCATGGATGCCACGGAGGCTCAGGCTGTTCTGCGATTCGCTCCGCAGGCAGCCTCAGTGCCCGTCGGCAAGGTGCTCGACAGCGCCATCGCCAACGCCGCGCACAACTACGACCACACCGACGCCGACAGCCTCGTCATCTCCGAGGCGTACGTCGACGAGGGCCCGACCCTGAAGCGGTTCCGTCCGCGCGCCCAGGGCCGTGCCTACCGGATCCGCAAGCGGACCAGCCACATCACCGTGGTCGTCAGCAGCAAGGAAGGAACCCGGTAA
- the rpsC gene encoding 30S ribosomal protein S3, which produces MGQKVNPHGFRLGITTDFKSRWYADKLYKDYVKEDVAIRRMMTSGMERAGISKVEIERTRDRVRVDIHTARPGIVIGRRGAEADRIRGDLEKLTGKQVQLNILEVKSPETDAQLVAQAVAEQLSSRVSFRRAMRKSMQGTMKAGAKGIKIQCGGRLGGAEMSRSEFYREGRVPLHTLRANVDYGFFEAKTTFGRIGVKVWIYKGDVKNIAEVRAENAAARAGNRPARGGGPGADRPARGGRGGERGGRGRKPQQAPAAEAPKAEAPAAAAPAESTGTEA; this is translated from the coding sequence ATGGGCCAGAAGGTAAACCCGCACGGGTTCCGGCTCGGCATCACCACGGACTTCAAGTCCCGTTGGTACGCCGACAAGCTGTACAAGGACTACGTCAAGGAAGACGTCGCCATCCGTCGGATGATGACGTCCGGCATGGAGCGCGCCGGTATCTCGAAGGTTGAGATCGAGCGCACCCGCGACCGCGTCCGTGTGGACATCCACACCGCGCGTCCGGGCATCGTCATCGGCCGCCGTGGCGCCGAGGCCGACCGCATCCGCGGTGACCTCGAGAAGCTCACGGGCAAGCAGGTCCAGCTGAACATCCTCGAGGTCAAGAGCCCCGAGACGGACGCTCAGCTGGTTGCCCAGGCCGTTGCCGAGCAGCTCTCCTCCCGCGTCTCCTTCCGTCGCGCCATGCGTAAGAGCATGCAGGGCACGATGAAGGCCGGCGCCAAGGGCATCAAGATCCAGTGCGGTGGCCGCCTCGGTGGCGCCGAGATGTCCCGCTCGGAGTTCTACCGCGAGGGCCGCGTGCCCCTGCACACGCTCCGCGCGAACGTGGACTACGGCTTCTTCGAGGCCAAGACGACCTTCGGCCGCATCGGCGTGAAGGTCTGGATCTACAAGGGCGACGTCAAGAACATCGCCGAGGTCCGCGCTGAGAACGCAGCAGCCCGCGCCGGCAACCGCCCGGCCCGTGGTGGCGGCCCCGGCGCCGACCGCCCGGCCCGTGGTGGCCGTGGTGGCGAGCGCGGCGGTCGCGGTCGCAAGCCGCAGCAGGCTCCCGCTGCCGAGGCCCCCAAGGCCGAGGCTCCGGCGGCTGCCGCTCCGGCTGAGAGCACCGGAACGGAGGCCTGA
- the rplP gene encoding 50S ribosomal protein L16 translates to MLIPRRVKHRKQHHPKRRGQAKGGTTVAFGEYGIQALTPAYVTNRQIEAARIAMTRHIKRGGKVWINIYPDRPLTKKPAETRMGSGKGSPEWWIANVHPGRVMFELSYPNEKIAREALTRAAHKLPMKCRIVKREAGEA, encoded by the coding sequence ATGCTGATCCCCCGTAGGGTCAAGCACCGCAAGCAGCACCACCCCAAGCGCCGCGGTCAGGCCAAGGGTGGTACGACGGTCGCGTTCGGCGAGTACGGCATTCAGGCCCTCACGCCGGCGTACGTGACCAACCGCCAGATCGAGGCGGCTCGTATCGCGATGACCCGCCACATCAAGCGTGGCGGCAAGGTCTGGATCAACATCTACCCGGACCGCCCCCTCACGAAGAAGCCCGCCGAGACCCGCATGGGTTCCGGTAAGGGTTCGCCCGAGTGGTGGATCGCGAACGTGCACCCCGGTCGGGTCATGTTCGAGCTGTCCTACCCCAACGAGAAGATCGCCCGTGAGGCCCTGACTCGCGCAGCCCACAAGCTGCCGATGAAGTGCCGGATCGTCAAGCGCGAGGCAGGTGAAGCGTGA
- the rpmC gene encoding 50S ribosomal protein L29, protein MSAGTKASELRELGDEELLNKLREAKEELFNLRFQAATGQLENHGRLKAVRKDIARIYTLMRERELGIETVESA, encoded by the coding sequence ATGTCGGCCGGTACCAAGGCGTCCGAGCTGCGCGAACTGGGTGACGAGGAGCTTCTCAACAAGCTCCGCGAAGCCAAGGAAGAGCTGTTCAACCTCCGCTTCCAGGCGGCGACTGGTCAGCTCGAGAACCACGGTCGGCTCAAGGCCGTCCGTAAGGACATCGCGCGGATCTACACCCTGATGCGTGAGCGCGAGCTGGGCATCGAGACGGTGGAGAGCGCCTGA
- the rpsQ gene encoding 30S ribosomal protein S17: protein MSESNVTEQTAEARGFRKTREGLVVSDKMDKTVVVAVEDRVKHALYGKVIRRTNKLKAHDEQNAAGVGDRVLLAETRPLSATKRWRVVEILEKAK, encoded by the coding sequence ATGAGTGAGAGCAACGTGACTGAGCAGACTGCAGAGGCCCGCGGCTTCCGCAAGACCCGTGAGGGTCTCGTCGTCAGCGACAAGATGGACAAGACCGTCGTCGTCGCCGTCGAGGACCGCGTCAAGCACGCGCTGTACGGCAAGGTCATCCGCCGTACCAACAAGCTCAAGGCGCACGACGAGCAGAACGCTGCCGGCGTCGGCGACCGGGTCCTCCTCGCGGAGACCCGCCCGCTGTCGGCGACCAAGCGCTGGCGCGTCGTCGAGATCCTCGAGAAGGCCAAGTAA
- the rplN gene encoding 50S ribosomal protein L14 → MIQQESRLRVADNTGAKEILCIRVLGGSGRRYAGIGDVIVATVKDAIPGGNVKKGDVIKAVIVRTVKERRRPDGSYIRFDENAAVILKNDGDPRGTRIFGPVGRELREKKFMKIISLAPEVL, encoded by the coding sequence GTGATCCAGCAGGAGTCGCGACTCCGTGTCGCCGACAACACTGGTGCGAAGGAAATCCTTTGCATCCGTGTGCTCGGTGGCTCCGGTCGCCGCTACGCGGGCATCGGTGACGTCATCGTCGCCACCGTCAAGGACGCGATCCCCGGCGGCAACGTGAAGAAGGGTGACGTCATCAAGGCGGTCATCGTTCGCACCGTCAAGGAGCGCCGCCGTCCGGACGGCTCGTACATCCGCTTCGACGAGAACGCCGCTGTCATTCTCAAGAACGACGGCGACCCTCGTGGCACCCGTATCTTCGGCCCGGTGGGCCGGGAGCTGCGCGAGAAGAAGTTCATGAAGATCATCTCGCTCGCGCCGGAGGTGCTGTAA
- the rplX gene encoding 50S ribosomal protein L24: protein MKIKKGDLVQVITGKDKGKQGKVIAAFPREDRVLVEGVNRVKKHTKAGPTASGSQAGGIVTTEAPVHISNVQLVVEKDGNKVVTRVGYRFDDEGNKIRVAKRTGEDI from the coding sequence ATGAAGATCAAGAAGGGCGACCTGGTTCAGGTCATCACCGGTAAGGACAAGGGCAAGCAGGGCAAGGTCATCGCGGCCTTCCCCCGTGAGGACCGTGTCCTGGTCGAGGGTGTCAACCGGGTCAAGAAGCACACCAAGGCCGGCCCGACCGCCAGCGGTTCGCAGGCCGGCGGCATCGTCACGACCGAGGCGCCCGTCCACATCTCCAACGTCCAGCTGGTCGTTGAGAAGGACGGCAACAAGGTTGTCACGCGTGTCGGTTACCGCTTCGACGACGAGGGCAACAAGATCCGCGTTGCCAAGCGGACGGGTGAGGACATCTGA
- the rplE gene encoding 50S ribosomal protein L5, with amino-acid sequence MTTTTTPRLKTKYREEIAGKLRDEFTYENVMQIPGLVKIVVNMGVGDAARDSKLIEGAIRDLTTITGQKPAVTKARKSIAQFKLREGQPIGAHVTLRGDRMWEFLDRTLSLALPRIRDFRGLSPKQFDGRGNYTFGLTEQVMFHEIDQDKIDRTRGMDITVVTTATNDAEGRALLRHLGFPFKEA; translated from the coding sequence ATGACTACCACCACGACTCCGCGTCTCAAGACGAAGTACCGCGAGGAGATCGCGGGCAAGCTGCGTGACGAGTTCACTTACGAGAACGTCATGCAGATCCCCGGTCTCGTCAAGATCGTGGTCAACATGGGTGTGGGCGACGCCGCCCGCGACTCCAAGCTGATCGAGGGCGCCATCCGCGACCTCACCACGATCACCGGTCAGAAGCCGGCCGTCACCAAGGCCCGTAAGTCCATCGCGCAGTTCAAGCTGCGTGAGGGTCAGCCGATCGGTGCCCACGTCACGCTCCGTGGCGACCGCATGTGGGAGTTCCTGGACCGCACCCTGTCGCTCGCGCTTCCGCGCATCCGCGACTTCCGTGGTCTGTCCCCCAAGCAGTTCGACGGCCGTGGCAACTACACCTTCGGTCTCACGGAGCAGGTCATGTTCCACGAGATCGACCAGGACAAGATCGACCGTACCCGGGGTATGGACATCACCGTGGTCACCACGGCGACCAACGACGCTGAGGGCCGCGCTCTCCTTCGTCACCTCGGCTTCCCCTTCAAGGAGGCGTGA
- a CDS encoding type Z 30S ribosomal protein S14, with product MAKKALIAKAARKPKFGVRGYTRCQRCGRPHSVYRKFGLCRVCLREMAHRGELPGVTKSSW from the coding sequence ATGGCGAAGAAGGCTCTGATTGCCAAGGCTGCTCGCAAGCCCAAGTTCGGTGTACGTGGCTACACGCGCTGCCAGCGCTGCGGCCGTCCGCACTCCGTGTACCGCAAGTTCGGCCTGTGCCGCGTCTGCCTTCGTGAGATGGCTCACCGTGGCGAGCTGCCGGGCGTGACCAAGAGCTCCTGGTAG
- the rpsH gene encoding 30S ribosomal protein S8: MTMTDPIADMLTRLRNANSAYHDSVTMPASKIKSHIAEILQQEGFITGWKVEDAEVGKNLVLELKFGPNRERSIAGIKRISKPGLRVYAKSTNLPKVLGGLGVAIISTSHGLLTGQQAGKKGVGGEVLAYVW, translated from the coding sequence ATGACCATGACTGATCCGATCGCAGACATGCTTACGCGTCTGCGGAACGCGAACTCGGCATACCACGACTCCGTGACGATGCCGGCGTCCAAGATCAAGTCTCACATCGCGGAGATCCTCCAGCAGGAGGGCTTCATCACGGGCTGGAAGGTCGAGGACGCCGAGGTCGGCAAGAACCTCGTCCTCGAGCTGAAGTTCGGCCCGAACCGTGAGCGCTCCATCGCGGGCATCAAGCGGATCTCCAAGCCCGGTCTCCGGGTGTACGCGAAGTCCACCAACCTGCCGAAGGTGCTCGGTGGCCTGGGCGTGGCGATCATCTCCACGTCGCACGGGCTCCTCACTGGACAGCAGGCCGGCAAGAAGGGCGTAGGCGGAGAAGTCCTCGCCTACGTCTGGTAG
- the rplF gene encoding 50S ribosomal protein L6 produces MSRIGKLPITVPAGVDVTIDGRTVSVKGPKGSLSHTVAAPIDIAKGEDGVLNVTRPNDERQNKALHGLSRTLVANMITGVTAGYVKKLEISGVGYRVAAKGSNLEFALGYSHSITVEAPEGITFKVENPTRFSVEGIDKQKVGEVAANIRKLRKPDPYKAKGVKYEGEVIRRKVGKAGK; encoded by the coding sequence ATGTCGCGTATTGGCAAGCTCCCCATCACGGTTCCCGCCGGCGTGGACGTCACCATCGACGGCCGTACGGTTTCGGTGAAGGGCCCCAAGGGCTCTCTCTCCCACACCGTCGCTGCGCCGATCGACATCGCCAAGGGTGAGGACGGCGTTCTCAACGTCACCCGCCCCAACGACGAGCGTCAGAACAAGGCCCTGCACGGCCTGTCCCGCACGCTGGTGGCGAACATGATCACCGGCGTGACCGCGGGTTACGTGAAGAAGCTCGAGATCAGCGGTGTCGGTTACCGCGTTGCGGCCAAGGGATCGAACCTCGAGTTCGCTCTCGGCTACAGCCACTCGATCACCGTCGAGGCCCCCGAGGGCATCACCTTCAAGGTGGAGAACCCGACCCGTTTCTCGGTCGAGGGCATCGACAAGCAGAAGGTTGGCGAGGTTGCGGCCAACATCCGCAAGCTGCGCAAGCCCGACCCGTACAAGGCCAAGGGTGTCAAGTACGAGGGCGAAGTCATCCGCCGCAAGGTCGGAAAGGCGGGTAAGTAA
- the rplR gene encoding 50S ribosomal protein L18, which produces MAYGQKILKGDAYKRAAIKRRHIRIRKHISGTAERPRLVVTRSNRHIVAQVIDDIKGHTLASASTLDTTIRGNEGDKSEQAKSVGALVAERAKAAGVEAVVFDRGGNQYAGRIAALADAAREAGLKF; this is translated from the coding sequence ATGGCATACGGACAGAAGATCCTCAAGGGCGACGCTTACAAGCGTGCCGCGATCAAGCGTCGCCACATCCGGATCCGTAAGCACATCTCGGGTACGGCTGAGCGTCCGCGTCTCGTCGTGACGCGCTCCAACCGCCACATCGTGGCCCAGGTCATCGACGACATCAAGGGTCACACCCTGGCGTCGGCGTCGACCCTGGACACCACGATCCGCGGCAACGAGGGCGACAAGTCGGAGCAGGCCAAGTCGGTCGGAGCCCTGGTAGCCGAGCGCGCCAAGGCCGCCGGCGTCGAGGCTGTCGTATTCGACCGTGGTGGCAACCAGTACGCCGGGCGCATCGCCGCCCTGGCGGACGCCGCCCGCGAAGCCGGGCTCAAGTTCTGA
- the rpsE gene encoding 30S ribosomal protein S5 produces the protein MAGPQRRGSGAGGGERRDRKGRDGGASAAEKTAYVERVVAINRVAKVVKGGRRFSFTALVVVGDGDGTVGVGYGKAKEVPAAIAKGVEEAKKHFFKVPRIQGTIPHPITGEKAAGVVLLKPASPGTGVIAGGPVRAVLECAGIHDILSKSLGSSNAINIVHATVAALQGLQRPEEVAARRGLPLEDVAPAALLRARAGAGA, from the coding sequence ATGGCTGGACCCCAGCGCCGTGGAAGCGGTGCCGGTGGCGGCGAGCGGCGGGACCGAAAGGGTCGCGACGGTGGCGCTTCTGCCGCCGAGAAGACCGCCTACGTTGAGCGCGTCGTCGCGATCAACCGCGTTGCCAAGGTTGTGAAGGGTGGTCGTCGCTTCAGCTTCACTGCGCTCGTCGTAGTGGGCGATGGCGATGGCACCGTCGGTGTCGGTTACGGCAAGGCCAAGGAGGTGCCGGCCGCCATCGCCAAGGGTGTTGAGGAGGCCAAGAAGCACTTCTTCAAGGTCCCCCGTATCCAGGGCACCATCCCTCACCCGATCACGGGTGAGAAGGCTGCCGGCGTCGTTCTGCTCAAGCCCGCGTCCCCCGGTACCGGCGTTATCGCCGGTGGCCCGGTGCGTGCCGTGCTCGAGTGCGCCGGTATCCACGACATCCTGTCGAAGTCGCTCGGCTCGTCGAACGCGATCAACATCGTGCACGCGACCGTGGCGGCCCTGCAGGGTCTGCAGCGTCCCGAGGAGGTCGCGGCCCGCCGTGGCCTGCCCCTCGAGGACGTCGCTCCCGCGGCTCTGCTGCGTGCGCGTGCGGGAGCGGGTGCGTAA